The following proteins come from a genomic window of Polaribacter dokdonensis:
- a CDS encoding DUF1573 domain-containing protein, protein MKRSTILIAFLATSMAFISCGNNSNASSKINKENLESAKNRDVEIKNGAAVVTFDETEYDFGTVTEGEIVETVFTLTNSGKTDLVITDAQVTCGCTVPVWPKKPIKPGATEEIQVRFNTNGKSNRQQKNITLITNTESGREILTLKGMVTPKA, encoded by the coding sequence ATGAAAAGATCAACAATTTTAATAGCGTTTTTAGCAACGTCAATGGCTTTTATTTCTTGTGGTAATAATAGCAATGCATCATCTAAAATTAATAAAGAAAATTTAGAAAGTGCAAAGAATAGAGATGTAGAAATTAAAAACGGAGCTGCAGTAGTAACTTTCGATGAAACAGAGTACGATTTTGGTACAGTTACAGAAGGTGAAATTGTAGAAACAGTTTTTACCTTAACAAACTCTGGTAAAACAGATTTAGTTATTACAGATGCACAAGTAACTTGTGGTTGTACAGTTCCTGTTTGGCCAAAAAAACCTATTAAGCCAGGAGCTACAGAAGAAATTCAAGTAAGATTTAATACAAATGGTAAAAGTAATAGACAACAAAAGAATATTACTTTAATTACAAATACTGAATCTGGAAGAGAAATATTAACGCTTAAAGGTATGGTTACCCCAAAAGCATAA